Below is a genomic region from Pirellulales bacterium.
TAGTGGTAGGGTTTGCTTACGAACCGGTCGCGCGGGCCCGTCGCGGGCGCCCGGCGCACGTTGCCCAACAGGATCAACTGCGTCTGGTTCTCGCGCGATTCGGCCTCGTAACCGGCCGATACCGCTTCGTCCTCGGCGGGCGAGACCTCGAGATCGACCACGATCAGGTCGGGACGATGGCTGCGCGCCATTTCCAGACCTTCGTCGGCTCGGCTCGCTTCAAAGATGCGCAAGCCGCGATGCTCGAGGATCGTTTTCAGGACGCTGCGGTTTTCTTCCGAGGGGTCGACGATCAAAACGCTACGATTGGAAACCAATCTAGTGCCTCCATGCACCCAACGTGCCTCCCTGCACGTGCGCCCCGTTCGGGCCGGGCGCGGGCCCCCGCTCACGGCCAGCATACGCCGAGCGACAGAACCCAGAGGGGTCGCCCCTCGTACTGGCCAGAGGTGAGGGTCGCAGAGCATAGCGACCCGGCCGAAACGTGTCAAAAGCGGTTTGCTGGTTGACGTCCGCTGCCCAAGCGCCGAGAATTTCAAGGGTTGCGCGTGGTCCCCGCCCGTCCGCGATAAGCCTCCTGCCAACGGCCGCGCGTTTTCGCCCCTTTCGCAGTTTCCCTAGTCGACACCTCTCCTTCGTCGAGGCACTTCGCCGATGTCTGTCCTCCTCTGGCTTCGCCCTGCCACGGTCGTGCTGCTGCTGATCGCTCCCCTGTTGTTGACGCCGAGTCGCGTCAGGGCCGAGGATGCGTCGGCCGTCGAGTCGCGTCTGCGCGACACGGTCTCCTATCTCGCCTCCGACGACCTCGAAGGGCGCGGCGTCGGCACCGAGGGGCTGAACAAGGCGGCCGACTACCTGGCCGAACAGTTCAAATCGATGGGCCTCAAGGTCGACCTGTGCGATGGCGACGCCTTTCAGAACTTCAAGATGACGACCGGCTCGAAGCTCGGCGAGCCGAACACGCTGGCCATCACCGCTCCTGGTGGCGATAACCCCCGCACCGAGCTCAAGCTGGGGGACGATTTCACCCCCCTCGCGCTCGGCGGCAGTGGCGAGTTCAACCTGCCCCTCGTCTTCGTGGGCTACGGCATTACGGCCCCCGAGGCGAACTACGACGATTACGCCGGGCTGGACGTGAATGGCAAGGCCGTGGTGATTCTGCGACGCGAGCCGCAGCAAGACAATCCACACAGCGCGTTCAATGGCACGCGCCACTCGGAGCATGCTCCCTTTGCCCGCAAGGTCTCGAACGCCTATGCCCATGGCGCGGCGGCCGTCATCTTTCTGACCGATGATTACGACATCTCAAAACGCGTGGCGCAGCGCCGCAAGCTGTGGCTCGCGGCGATCGAAAAGCTGGCCGACGCCTTTGACGAGATGTCCAAGATCGAAGAGGCCGCGCCGGCCGATGTTGTGGCCGAACGCAAAAAGGTGGACGAGCTGCTCCAAGAAGTCAGCCAGCAGAACGCCAAGCTCGAGCAAGAGCTCGATCCGATCCTCAAGTTCGACTCGGCCGGGCCCGGCGAGACGGGACGCACCATGCCGATCGTCCACTGCCGCCGTGGCGTGATCGAGCCGGCGGTGAAAGCCATCTACGGCAAATCGATCGCCGAGATCGAGAAGGGAATCGACCAGGGGCCCAGGCCGCAAAGTCGCGAGCTGACCGGCTGGACGGTCGCGGGGGACGTCCACGTCGACCGCCAGGAGGTCGAGGTGAAGAACGTCTTGGCCGTGCTGCCGGGCGAAGGGCCGCTGGCCGATGAGATCATCGTCATCGGCGCCCATTACGACCATCTCGGCTATGGCGGCGAAGGCTCGTTCGTACCCGACGTCAACGAGATTCACAACGGAGCGGACGACAATGCCTCGGGCACGACGGCCCTGGTCGAAGTAGCGCGGCAACTCTCCTCGCGCGGGGGAAAACTGCCGCGGACGATCGCCTTCATGGCCTTCACCGGCGAAGAGCGTGGCCTGATCGGCAGCGCGCACTACGTGGCCAATCCCGTGCTGCCGCTCGACAAGACGGTGGCCATGTTGAACATGGACATGGTCGGGCGTCTCAAAGATGAAAAGCTGATCATTCAGGGGACCGCCACGGCGCCCGAGCTGAATGCTCTGGTCGACGAGTTGGGCGCGAAGTACGAGTTCGACGTGACCAAGCAGGCTGGCGGCAGCGGTCCCAGCGATCATACGTCGTTTTATCTGAAGAAGATTCCCGTGCTCCACTTCTTCACGGGCACGCACCGCGACTATCACCGGCCGAGCGACGATGCCGACAAGATCAATCTCGACGGCATGCGGCGTGTGGTGTCGATGATCGGCGACATGACGGTGGCGCTGGCCGAGGCCGCGGCGCCGCCGACCTATCAGGCCGCGACCGCCGCCGCGCATCCGATGGGAGGCGGTGGCGGCGATGGAGATCGTCCCTACTTCGGCAGCATTCCGGACTTCGCCACCGAAGGAGAAGGCTACGCCCTGGGGGGCGTCACGGCCGGCGGACCCGCGGAAAAGGCGGGGCTCAAAGAGGGAGACGTCATCATCCAGGTAGGCGACAGCAAGGTCGGCAACCTGGAAGATTTCGACAGCGCGCTGCGCAAGCACAAGGCGGGGGACAAGGTGCCAGTGAAAGTCCGCCGCGGCAAGGAAGAAGTCACCGTGACGGTGACGCTCGACCCACCGCGCGGATAGGCAGCCTACGTCGGCATGCCGCGCGAATGGTCAGACTGGCACAGGCTGCCAGCCTGTGCTGATTGCCACGCTGTACCTTGCTTTGCTTGAGGTCGCCGTTGGCGAACTATTCGCGATGCCGCGTCGGCTCCTGTCGGCGAGTGAACGAGGTGTCGTTGCCGTCCGGCGGCAGCATCAGTTCCAGCCCCGGCCGCAGGTAGTCGACGTTCTGGCCGATCTGGTCGCGATTCAGGTCGTAGATCTCGGCCCAACGCGACGCGCGGCCCAACTCGAAGCGCGCGATGTCGAACAGAGTGTCTCCCTCTTCGACGACGTAGGTGCGGGCGCCCGAGCTGATGCTCGAGCCGCTGGTCCGCACGATCGAGGACTGCGCCTGCACGGTGGCATGTTCGACGCTCGGGCAGAGATCGGGATACGTTTGACGCAAGGCCGCCGTCGTGGGGGCCGAAATGGTCATGCCCGGCTTTAGTTGATCGGCCCGCGGAATCTCTTTGCGATTGTGCTCGAAGAGGGCCTTGAAGTAGGCCCCGTTGCCGTACAGCTTCTGCGAGATGTTCCAGTAGCTGTCGTTAGGCTGCACGAGGTACTCATCGGTGGCGCGTTCGATTTCGCCCTGCGGCGCTATATTGCCGAAGGCGACCGACGTCGCTTGAGAGCGGCTGGGCGCGGTGGGAGCGGGCGTCGGCGGCGGCGTTATGGCGCCGTTCGCCGCGCGACCGTACATATCGTACGAACGCGGGCTCGAATACTGCGAGGCCGGCGGCTGCTCGACCGGCGGCGCGGCAGGCTGCACCGAACCGCGACTGGTGCTGCGGGCGTAGGGGTCGCTCGGCATGCTGCTCGGGCGACTGGCATACGGCGAACTGCCCGGCGCTTGCGGCGTCAAACGTGAGGGCGTTTGTCCCGCGGAGGCACTCGCCGCGGGGCCTTGC
It encodes:
- a CDS encoding response regulator, with the translated sequence MVSNRSVLIVDPSEENRSVLKTILEHRGLRIFEASRADEGLEMARSHRPDLIVVDLEVSPAEDEAVSAGYEAESRENQTQLILLGNVRRAPATGPRDRFVSKPYHYAPLIRKIESLLESAA
- a CDS encoding M20/M25/M40 family metallo-hydrolase, with the protein product MSVLLWLRPATVVLLLIAPLLLTPSRVRAEDASAVESRLRDTVSYLASDDLEGRGVGTEGLNKAADYLAEQFKSMGLKVDLCDGDAFQNFKMTTGSKLGEPNTLAITAPGGDNPRTELKLGDDFTPLALGGSGEFNLPLVFVGYGITAPEANYDDYAGLDVNGKAVVILRREPQQDNPHSAFNGTRHSEHAPFARKVSNAYAHGAAAVIFLTDDYDISKRVAQRRKLWLAAIEKLADAFDEMSKIEEAAPADVVAERKKVDELLQEVSQQNAKLEQELDPILKFDSAGPGETGRTMPIVHCRRGVIEPAVKAIYGKSIAEIEKGIDQGPRPQSRELTGWTVAGDVHVDRQEVEVKNVLAVLPGEGPLADEIIVIGAHYDHLGYGGEGSFVPDVNEIHNGADDNASGTTALVEVARQLSSRGGKLPRTIAFMAFTGEERGLIGSAHYVANPVLPLDKTVAMLNMDMVGRLKDEKLIIQGTATAPELNALVDELGAKYEFDVTKQAGGSGPSDHTSFYLKKIPVLHFFTGTHRDYHRPSDDADKINLDGMRRVVSMIGDMTVALAEAAAPPTYQAATAAAHPMGGGGGDGDRPYFGSIPDFATEGEGYALGGVTAGGPAEKAGLKEGDVIIQVGDSKVGNLEDFDSALRKHKAGDKVPVKVRRGKEEVTVTVTLDPPRG
- a CDS encoding LysM peptidoglycan-binding domain-containing protein gives rise to the protein MNESRAAKERPNLGKEIKIGVSVVVVLLGIFGYVIYSKFIKQPAAPAVAAKAPVPAEAKPREKLSSGPAQPTVVSPQPGTSSPPSTTTSSRTNRSYRSDPASSGNLSVPASPAGAASSSPRSLSPPPSSTASSGRGERYGERSSAGGPPSYGFSGNDSASTEGAARHTTMPTDPYAYSATPSTGPSDPYALDEPQGPAASASAGQTPSRLTPQAPGSSPYASRPSSMPSDPYARSTSRGSVQPAAPPVEQPPASQYSSPRSYDMYGRAANGAITPPPTPAPTAPSRSQATSVAFGNIAPQGEIERATDEYLVQPNDSYWNISQKLYGNGAYFKALFEHNRKEIPRADQLKPGMTISAPTTAALRQTYPDLCPSVEHATVQAQSSIVRTSGSSISSGARTYVVEEGDTLFDIARFELGRASRWAEIYDLNRDQIGQNVDYLRPGLELMLPPDGNDTSFTRRQEPTRHRE